One Hordeum vulgare subsp. vulgare chromosome 4H, MorexV3_pseudomolecules_assembly, whole genome shotgun sequence DNA window includes the following coding sequences:
- the LOC123447702 gene encoding uncharacterized protein LOC123447702 — MGRVRLPGPHRVRAKFSPSPPRLSPRLAPTLASPHLISSQLWPAATIYHHHHHHARTHPLLRPRARHSPLQNPDSGCLSPADPHPRQPMNILNQPIGPAGAHAAAAAAFPAGAAKDGMPASLRFDAGPRWQAPTTLRRASSSRSYVGAGHADEAAAVKSAEQHKALVPPFQPVTLNFLRSLLDRDSMTSIAEEGGEGAGAAPPLHALRVVVSSAVALDARQTELIARKMRRITGFVNLAIENVVEPSLIAGFVVCYGLDDSHTIDLSVRGRLAALKSRVDNSDLDDRLHPRTPAPLH, encoded by the coding sequence ATGGGGCGTGTGCGGCTGCCGGGGCCGCATCGTGTGCGCGCCAAATTCTCTCCCTCGCCTCCCCGtctctcgcctcgcctcgcccctaCCTTGGCCTCACCTCACCTTATCTCCTCCCAGCTGTGGCCAGCAGCGACtatctaccaccaccaccaccaccacgcacgGACGCACCCCCTGCTCCGGCCCCGCGCCCGGCACTCCCCGCTTCAAAACCCCGATTCTGGTTGTCTTTCTCCCGCCGACCCCCACCCGCGCCAGCCAATGAACATCCTCAACCAGCCCATCGGCCCCGCCGGCGCCCacgcggccgcggccgcggcctTCCCGGCCGGCGCAGCCAAGGACGGCATGCCGGCGTCGCTCCGCTTCGACGCCGGCCCGAGGTGGCAGGCGCCGACGACGCTGCGCCGGGCCAGCAGCAGCAGAAGCTACGTGGGCGCCGGGCACGCGGACGAGGCCGCCGCCGTGAAGAGCGCGGAGCAGCACAAGGCCCTGGTGCCGCCGTTCCAGCCGGTCACGCTCAACTTCCTGCGCTCGCTGCTGGACCGGGACAGCATGACGTCCATCGCGGAGGAGGGCGGCGAGGGCGCCGGCGCCGCGCCCCCGCTGCACGCGCTGCGGGTCGTCGTGTCGTCCGCCGTGGCGCTCGACGCGCGCCAGACCGAGCTCATCGCGCGCAAGATGCGCCGGATCACCGGCTTCGTCAACCTCGCCATCGAGAACGTGGTGGAGCCGTCGCTCATCGCCGGCTTCGTCGTCTGCTACGGCCTCGACGACTCGCACACCATCGACCTCAGCGTCCGCGGCCGCCTCGCCGCGCTCAAGAGCCGCGTCGACAATTCCGACCTCGACGACCGCCTGCACCCGCGGACGCCCGCGCCGCTCCATTGA
- the LOC123447703 gene encoding GEM-like protein 1, with protein sequence MASMQQAPAPVPSGYPRPQPTAVAVTAASNGAGNPYVQVTPASASPSTRQSIMRALGRYGKLLEDGTRKAADTTGNIWNHLRTAPNMADAAVARLAQGTKVYAEGGHERVFHQVFGGVPGEQLRKAYACYLSTSSGPVIGTLYLSTARLAFCSDSPVSYHAPSPTQPPEPMYYKVVLPLNQVRAVSPSASMWRPSERYIQVATTDSHEFWFMGFVSYDKALKHLSDALQRRP encoded by the exons ATGGCGTCGATGCAGCAGGCTCCCGCGCCGGTGCCGTCGGGGTACCCGCGCCCGCAGCCCACGGCCGTCGCCGTCACGGCGGCCAGCAACGGCGCCGGCAACCCCTACGTGCAAGTCACCCCGGCCAGCGCGTCCCCGTCCACCCGCCAGT CCATCATGAGGGCGCTGGGGCGGTACGGCAAGCTGCTGGAGGACGGCACCCGCAAGGCCGCCGACACCACCGGCAACATCTGGAACCACC TCCGGACAGCGCCGAACATGGCGGACGCGGCGGTGGCGCGGCTGGCGCAGGGGACCAAGGTGTACGCGGAGGGCGGGCACGAGAGGGTGTTCCACCAGGTGTTCGGCGGCGTGCCGGGGGAGCAGCTCCGCAAGGCCTACGCCTgctacctctccacctcctccggcCCCGTCATCGGCACGCTCTACCTCTCCACCGCCCGCCTCGCCTTCTGCAGCGACTCCCCCGTCTCCTACCACGCCCCCTCCCCCACCCAGCCCCCCGAGCCCATGTACTACAAG GTGGTGCTTCCGCTGAACCAGGTGAGGGCGGTGAGCCCGTCGGCCAGCATGTGGAGGCCGTCGGAGCGGTACATCCAGGTGGCCACCACCGACAGCCACGAGTTCTGGTTCATGGGCTTCGTCTCCTACGACAAGGCGCTCAAGCACCTCTCCGACGCCCTGCAGCGCCGTCCCTAG